From one Triticum aestivum cultivar Chinese Spring chromosome 4B, IWGSC CS RefSeq v2.1, whole genome shotgun sequence genomic stretch:
- the LOC123095117 gene encoding uncharacterized protein: MSTEFFRVHKFHQELRAKRMEMQPELSLGPTWPALGFAPASEKNTKQISSSSSESDGSSRKKRKHYNTWEEPVSHPHLELHLNDPLPLDWEQCLDLQSGKMYYLNRKTLKRSWNRPKEQGVNLELNMSTTAARQVAVADDGNTGATAPTLSQPAATKRSTAGGNMIAVPCTNCHLLVMLCKSYPTCPNCKFVQSLAPAPAPATPQAAAHRMLDAAVKPLQTLSLLH; encoded by the exons ATGAGCACTGAATTCTTTAGAGTGCACAAGTTTCACCAGGAGTTGAGAGCCAAGAGGATGGAGATGCAGCCGGAGCTGTCGCTGGGGCCAACGTGGCCGGCGCTGGGCTTTGCCCCGGCCTCGGAGAAGAACACCAAGCAGATCAGCTCGTCTTCTTCCGAGTCGGACGGCAGCTCCCGGAAGAAGAGGAAGCATTACAACACCTGGGAGGAGCCCGTGTCGCACCCGCACCTGGAGCTCCATCTCAATGACCCCCTGCCCCTGGACTGGGAGCAGTGCCTCGACCTCCAA TCCGGGAAGATGTATTACCTGAACAGGAAGACTTTGAAGAGGAGCTGGAACAGGCCCAAGGAGCAGGGCGTGAACCTGGAGCTCAACATGTCCACAACGGCGGCGAGGCAGGTCGCCGTTGCGGATGACGGCAACACCGGCGCCACTGCTCCTACCCTCTCACaaccagcagcgacaaagagaaGCACCGCTGGTGGCAACATGATCGCCGTGCCATGCACCAACTGTCATCTCCTGGTGATGCTGTGCAAGTCCTACCCCACCTGCCCCAACTGCAAGTTCGTGCAGTCGTTGGCACCGGCGCCGGCACCGGCGACGCCACAGGCGGCAGCTCATCGCATGCTCGACGCCGCTGTGAAGCCGCTGCAGACCCTGAGCCTTCTCCACTAG